Part of the Vigna angularis cultivar LongXiaoDou No.4 chromosome 1, ASM1680809v1, whole genome shotgun sequence genome, CCCTTCGAAAGTGGGTAGTTCTGTCCTTTTTCCCCACTTAGGTTGGGCGTCTCTTCGGTCTTCATCCAGTTCCTCCTCCGAGCATTCCCTTCTCCTTCTTTGATTCTCGTTAACAGAATGTTGATCTTCATCTACAGACCTTGGACTACCTTATAATCCCTTTTCCTGGTTCCACACCCTTCCTCCAAGAACTCGCAATAGTTCTCTGGTTTCCTGCCGCATTTCTTGCATATTACTTCTCCATTCTGCTAGCTCCCTTTTTTGTTCGTTGATCCTCCTTTCCCAAGAattgtctcttccttccatgctTCCCCCCTTTCTTGATCACTTCTTGATTCGTTCTTGACCCCTTCTTGATCCGGCACCCCTCTCCTAAGGATATCCGGCAGCTTCTAGAaacggcaggtcggaccaatttgttaggtaCCTGGGTTTGGAActtgttagatgttaagatgtgtgtttttatcctcaccttacaagccggttttgtggggttgagttaggcttaaaagcCCACTACTAATAGAACCTAACAATAACACTCACTCAATACAGTtaaaagagatgaaagaaaGAATTCTCTTATTCACACTATAGAATCGTCACTCTACAAAGGAtgggttgggagcataacctccctggttgagagcataacctccccCTACAGGCTAAAGACCTGACTTTACACAAAATACTCTCAATCCCCTCTACAGAGTTacaagagctctatttatagcagCTCTGACCCGCCTGCTCCCCCTTTACAATCGACACCCTCACACCCTTAACCATTCAGTTCTTAACCCAATATATCCTAACATCCTAGATCCTAACAGGGAGTgttataattatgaaataaaagaaCTGATCCTATATAATCAACaatatctatattatattttattatcaggAACGTTTTTTATCTATTCCCGTATCATATCTTTATTATGTATTAATtttgttagaagtggactttaagcctaactcaaccccacaaaaccggcttgtaaggtgaggtttgcacccacttataaactatgaattggccttatctctagtcgatgtgggacttccaacacaccccctcacgccgaggtatacaCATCTCAAGCATGGaattagacatttttaatgggtggtccgatagcaggtggaacaatatgcccagcaaacaacaaatatcgctaggatagactctaaccatggctctgacaCCAACTTGAGACtgaaaagaaataattcttgagggcttgattgatccctctcataatcttttatttataaaaataaattgatataagagtacatgataattagggtaaccctagatacaatataatcatgataattaaAGTAACCCTATACATAATATAATCctgataaataaggtaattctagacacaatataatcatgataaatagggtaaccctagacacaatataatcatgataaataaggtaacccTCCACAATATattcatgataaataaggtaaccctagacacagtataatcatgataaatagggtaacccttgacacaatataatgatgataaatagaataaatatcctaacaattTTTATTCTCTATGTGAATAAAGCATCCATGTTGTCTAAAAACATATGGTTTCAGCTCAATGTTTCTCTCATTCCTAGAGCTGCTAACAAGTTAGGGTCCTGGTGGACTAGTGAATAATAAAGCTTATCTGTAAGATAAATATTGGGGCAGACAAAATTGCACAACAAAGTTTCTAATTGATACCAACTGAAAAGTAATCATGACATATGGTTTTGGGCAAACTTTAGCCTACCCCACTTGGATATTTGTTTTCTTGACCATCTTCAAATAGGGATGAGAAGTATGCTGGATCATATATAGAACCTCCAAGTATCTCATTGGAATTTGAGCATTGCCTTGCTATTGCAGGTGTCACGGGACTCAAAAAACTACCCCTCAAATCAGCATCTGCTGCTCGAGAAATTGTGTCCACATAGGAAGCACCCAACCTGTAAATTTGAATCCATAACAACGAGGATGATAGCCTCACTGTAAAACCAACACTTTGCATAACCAGTGTAACTTTCactgaaaatatgaaaaatgctGTGTAATCTTGAGTAGAAATGTTCCTGCAAACACACATAATGTTCTTCATCAGATATGAATGGAAAACACAGTCATGATCACTTGTCTGACTCTTACAAACATAGAAAATTGGTTTGCCTGAATCTCTTCACTGCATATGGCAGCaactttattttgttaaattgacaaaaaaaaatactaaatgtAGGATGCACACTGTTAAAATTAGAGTTTAGGTAAAATGTGAGGGAAGAGAGAATAAAGCGATTAAACAATACTCTACTAGATTAATATGGTGtgttaaatattaattgtatgtttctatttatactaataattatGCCTTACCAGCCAAAACTCACAAATAAATCAACAAATGTGAAAAAATCCGGAGTTAACTGTGAAGATTGCTTCCTCAATTAGATGACAAATTAATTCCACGTATATATTATAAGATGCTGCAAACATATTCTCAAGACATTTTAAGATACTCCATAATAAAGTAAACATCCATATATTCTAATATTTCCCCTCAAATTAAAGTTTACTGAGCTTTAACCTTGttacaaataaacaaattaaaaatgacaATAAGCTTGTTGCATACAGTGACCTCCATGAAACGTGGATGGAATATTAACTAAAGGATGCAGAAGagtttgaagattttaaatgaCCATCAGCGAAGAGAATTGGTCACAATATTTGCATAATAAGGAAGAAAACATTTCATCGGAAATTTGTTCAGTGGAAATTCCCTAGAAAGCAACTATACACTATGGGAAGTAAAATCTTTTTATGTTCAAGaacataaacaaaacaaaaaacaaaaaaaaaaaaaaacataaaaaaaactcaacaaaCTAGGAAATTATAATCGGGAATAAAATCTAGGGAGCAATAAGAAACAAATTATTCTAGTAACAATGCAAGTGGTTTCAAATTCAGCTTTAACAAGAAGATCACTCATATGCGTATCTCATCCTTACTAGAGAGGGTTAGCATTATAGGTTAACATAGATGATCAACGCAAAACTCCAGTTACAAAAGAAACTGCATGCCAATTTTGTCCCAATCCATATTTGCACTTTATCTATAACCTCAGGTCacgtaataataaaataaagacaatgAATGTCACGGTCAATGCCTCATCCTAAGGGGCAAGAATCATCGGCCAgcgaaataaaatatattcactGAACGCACCAAATTTCTCGAGCGAAAAGAATAAACCAACAAACGTCAAGCAATATGGTACAGAAGAGAAGAAAGGCGTAGGTGCGGCCAAGGCTCTGACTGCTACTCTCAATTGCGACCAAAGCAAACAACGCAACTACCAGATTTACGAGCGACACACCATTGTAGGATGCTCCCAGCGATCCAACCAACGCGCACCCAATCTAGTATTTCCAAAATGgccaaaaaaattcaattaatgaCAACAATGCGCAAGTAACTCGTTAAATAAGAGAGGCTCGGTTGGAACCTGAAGGTAAATGAGGATGACAGCAAAGGACTGGAGCCTATCGTAGTCGCGAATCCATGGCTGTAATCGATCTCGCAAATTCAAACACGATGAACAACAAAGCATCATAAAAGACTATCACCAATTTAGCTTTCAATCTAAATCAATCGGAGCAAAAGCGTGTAATGCATCATCCCCTTCCTCCTCAACCACTGCGATGGTGCTGCTGTGCGTATGGCGTCGTTCTTCACACTCTCTCGTTTTGCATTTTCGGTTTTGTTTTGTATCCTTGCTGGCATGTAGCGAACAGTGCTTTGGGGGCAATTACAACTTATATTGTGTCCTCTTTTCTCTCCACCCCTGTAAccaactttctttttcttttttattttttctctctgcTCCAAGtccatcttttttattttattcctctTTGTCTTCCCTACACAGTTGTTTTTTAACTGCTTCTCTACTTTTACCTTACTATATTCTAAAggacttttattttcaattttacacTGAAAACAGATAGATATGTGCCTGGGAGAATTAACCCATATATCAGGCATTTAATTGTATATCGAAGGCTCATGGTAGATGCTTTTTAAGATGTAATAATAAGGAGGATATCACAGGTACCatcattcttaataaaaaaaatcactaataTTAGTAGAGACCTTATACGTAcgtaaaaataaacattttcctCTCATTATCATTTATTAGATATATAGAATGGAACAATTTAGTTATACAAAATTTAGACACGAaggttttgttttattattttacagcATATGAGAGTAGAATATAGATTTCATCTTAGTGAATTATCcgaaaataataaactaaaaattagaagaaaaatataattataaatatttggtttaattcactgattttttattaattaaaatattggtaattaatattagaaatcaatttagaatttaattcacaaatcaattataattttgattattttatatattaataatttttagtttatagaTTAATTTCTATATTAGTCATTATACtgattaattgttttttgttgttaaaatttgttgctatttaataattttattgtaatatgtATATGTATCTACTCAATGTAAGAATTCTTTATCAAATAAAGACGGGTTATGATAATAcgaatataaacaaatttatttgtcatctctaatcaacaataaaatttgACACTCAAGAACGACAATTTCGTCTCAAAGACTCCTCAACAAATTATGATAAGAACATTTAGTGTCCACTATGAAATTCGAATAAAGCATTCTCTAGCACATCAAACTTAAGAACCACATACTTCGCTTTAGAGATGGACCTCGACACCAACAAAATCAAGAACCACATAAAGATGGTCATCTGACAAACTCAGCAACTTTAAGTGCAAAACACCATGAAGACATGCAATTACAACAAGCTCAACTTCATAAAGAATTTCAGGCCTTAACTTAGAAGCTtgacaattttgaaaaagagtGGTCCTATTAAAGGTTATTCTCACGAAGACATTCCCTAAATTCCAATCGGGTGGTGGAACCTCATGCTACTTGGACACATTGGACCACATTATCAAAAAGGAAAAGCACATCTCACATTAGGACAAAAGTGTGAGTCTTTCTAATCCAAACACCAATAATGAACAAACGAATCCAAGACGGGAAGTCAGCGTAAAGAAGTATCACCAAAAGGATGAGAATGAGTAGTAGAGTCGTGCTCTCCAACCTTGATTTGATGAAGGTTGAAATAAGACACCAAATTTCACAACCATAACACTAGATCAAAGGAAGGGCTATCTACCCACAAACTAAGCAACACACAAGAGTGCAATTCTGTCCCAACAGCATATGAACCCTAATGACCCTACTCCCAATAGAGGATATTGAGAACTTTTTTTGTGGGTGTTagcataaatataatttttttttaagggggcaaatatataatgtattgaattttttaaaagaataacgtttattcatatattattttatatatgtggAAAAACAATTAGGGAGGCCAAAGCCCCCTTCACTCCAAACCAAGCTCAGCCACTACCTAGTCGAATTAGGTCCTTTGATCTTCGATGATTTTCACCCTTTCACATTGGATATCAAGGAGTCAGACGTCCCTAGAAGAATAATGATCaacttaaaaggaaaaagataagaCAATCAATCTAAAAGCACACATCAAGACAAATTTAACTCATACCGACATATACTCCCATGACATGAAGGTCCACTATTGGCTCTTTGTGACTACCCTTAATAGATAAGATTTAAAATTGTACTATGCCCTCTAATCTAACTCCATCAACTCATTTAACACCATTTACACCATGTTTACAACAAAGTTTATTGATTACACTTATAATTGAAGAGGTGCTCGACCCACATCTTGTCATCATGGTGCACACTCTCCTATGAAAACTTTAGCCATACCATTTCCTATACTCGCTCTTCGTTGACCCTTCATATAGCATGGAAACCTTAAGATCACAAACATCTTGATACATTACTATCGAGGAAAACATAATGAAGCAAGTCAATAAAGGTCTAAAACCTTGGACCTTCAAACAATAGGAAGAATGCAAGTATGACACACATATAACCTTGAAAGCAAGTCGAGATGTCATCCTCCAAGAAGCCTATAACTTTATGTTGATTTGGATACCATAACTAAAGCATTCTTCTTACTACATAAGACTCAAATAAAAGGTGTAGTTACCACCAAAACATGGGTCATCACCGATGAATGCAATCAACTAAAATATCTTATTAAGGAACTCATTTAGTCAgacattttttaatgttttgccCAAGTTGGATGCGACCATAGATAAGGAGGCCACAAATATCGTGGTTGTGGATTCCGAGGTGGAAATCCAAGATGTGGAAATCCAAGATGTGGAAGTATAAGCTTGGTGAGCTAGTTCCCACTCAGGTCTCTACCCCTATACTTTTTAATGGTGAAAACTTTTGTATCCATGATCTCGAACGAAATGATCCAATGATCATTGGTAGTGTGTGCACAAGGTGCTCATTGATTAGGGAAAATCAACTAACATACTCTACTAGTCAACCTTTTTAAAACTCTACATTCCTCGACTCTTATCTAGTCCTATCCAAACTCATTATTAGGGTTCTTAGGCAAACATGTACACACATGAtcgagaagaaagaaaatataaaattcttagtaaaaaaataataaaagatgtgacattttaagataattgatGGTAAAAGGCTAGTGTGATATGATTTATAGGAGA contains:
- the LOC108346896 gene encoding uncharacterized protein LOC108346896 isoform X1 codes for the protein MMLCCSSCLNLRDRLQPWIRDYDRLQSFAVILIYLQIGCALVGSLGASYNGVSLVNLVVALFALVAIESSSQSLGRTYAFLLFCTILLDVCWFILFAREIWNISTQDYTAFFIFSVKVTLVMQSVGFTVRLSSSLLWIQIYRLGASYVDTISRAADADLRGSFLSPVTPAIARQCSNSNEILGGSIYDPAYFSSLFEDGQENKYPSGMLNHDIIHNESTSFAEVSEKSPAGRSYQAVDEIPIQWAPSSIFKEIS
- the LOC108346896 gene encoding uncharacterized protein LOC108346896 isoform X2; the protein is MMLCCSSCLNLRDRLQPWIRDYDRLQSFAVILIYLQIGCALVGSLGASYNGVSLVNLVVALFALVAIESSSQSLGRTYAFLLFCTILLDVCWFILFAREIWNISTQDYTAFFIFSVKVTLVMQSVGFTVRLSSSLLWIQIYRLGASYVDTISRAADADLRGSFLSPVTPAIARQCSNSNEILGGSIYDPAYFSSLFEDGQENKYPSGMLNHDIIHNESTSFAEVSEKSPAGRSYQAVDEENGLVKREIV